The following nucleotide sequence is from Basilea psittacipulmonis DSM 24701.
GGCAGCAAGCTGTAGCTGTTTGAGCGGGTAAATCAATCCTTGATATTGATCGGCAGTATCAAACAGCGTAGGACGTTCACCTACTTGTTCGCATTCTAGATTTAAACAGTTTTTTATAAATTCAATATGAGCTTGAGTGCGACTGGGAATTTCTGATAATGATTCCAGTTCACTGATGAGAAAAGGGATAAGATTATAAATACTATCGCCATGTGTGACTAAGGAGTTGTACTGTTCGATATGTTTTTGATGTGATTTTGGCTCATTTAACATACGAGTTAATGAGTTGGAAAAGGCTACTTGAGCATTCAATGCTTTGGCACAAGTATCTAAACTACCTGTTTTGGTGCTGACTTGTTTACCTAAATTTTCTTTGGCAAAATCCAGACATTTGCAGAAATGTAGATAGTTCTCTTGAATGGCCTTTTTGGCGAGTTTATCGATACCATCGCATTCCCAATAGGGGAATAACATACTGCAAATATAGCCAATGACACAGGCTAAAAATGTATCAAAGGCACGTTCACCTACAAAAAGTATTTTTGATTCGGGTAATAAAAAGTGAAAACCTAATAATACATAGATGGTAATGAACGTTACAGAAATACGATAATCGCCACTACCCGCCAATGCTTTACCGATAATCATACATAAGACTAAGGTGACAAGATAAATGATGTTGTTTTGGGCAAAAACAAAAAGTCCGATAACAATGAGACAACCGATCATCGTACCAATTAATCGATAGCCAATGCGTTGGCGAGTCAGTGAATAACCAGGTCTTAACACAAGAATAAGGGTGATATTGACCCAATAAATATGACTACCAAAAGTATGTACCCAAGTTTCGTGTCCTAGATATAGATTCAATAACGTGGCACCAGCCCAAACGACAGCAAAGGCAATGGTGACGCGAAGAGCATAACGGAAGAAAACAGAATGAATATTTAAGTTGGTGAAAAAATCTTTCAACACAATAGGACTACTGGTCATTTTTTTGGCAAGATGTTTTTCACGTTTTGATGCTTCGGTTAATTCGCTGGAAATATGCTGGTTTCGGAGATGATCAGACATTCGGTTAATAATGCTGGTGGCATTACGTAAACGTCTCACAATACGAATAAGCAAAAGATAAAGATCAGGATTGCTGATATTTAGATTAGCTTCTTTTTGTTGAAGAATTTCGTATTCTAAAGCTCTTAACTCAGCTTTGGCCGTGTTTCGGTAGGTGTAGGCTTGTCCAGATGTTAAGGCTTGAGCGATTTCATCAAGTGTCAGACTTAATTTGCTTAATGTATCGCGCATAAACAATAAAATATCGTTGTCTTTGAACACCTCTCTTAAAGAACGATAGTCTGTTTGTGAACTCACCATGGTATTTAATAATTCCATGACATCGCTGTAAATATTCCAAAGTAGAATATTTTCTTTAGAGTTGATGGTTCGGGTTCTAGATAACACGTAACGAGCCGTTGTTTGACTTTCTACCATATCAGAAGCAGCAGGTCTAAGCTGTCGGTAACAGTCTTCCAAGTCATTATTAATATCGTAGAATTTTGAACGAAGATTAATGTATTTGGCTGTGGCAAAAATCGCTCTAGCTAAAATTTTTCGGTCTTCTTGTCGTCTTAAAAAATAGCTAACGATCATGCTGTACGTACAGTAAACAATACATCCTAATAAGGTATATAAGGCAATGCTGATGGCCATATTAGGCGGGTATTCATTACGCATGGTTAGGATCATGAGTAAACTGCAACCGTAAGCAATGGCAGTAGTTCTTTGTCCAAACACATTAAACATGCTGTAAACAAAGATAAATCCAATGGCTAATAGCCCACATAGAATCGGGTAGGTACTGGTGAGACTGATAACAAAACTTGTCCACGCACCCAGTAAACTGGCCACAATCATATCAATGGCACGAGAACGTTTATTACTGGTTTGGTTATCGGTCGCCGACACGCACCACGCCCCAGCTGTCATGGGTAAGGTAATGTAATCGGATAAATTTAGCAAATAACAGAACAAACCAATAGACAAAATGCCTATTGACTGTTTGGCAGCAAAGTAAAGGTCTGGACTATACAAAAATTTATTGAGTCTTTGTCCAAGATAACTGCTCAATATCATATGCGTTATTTACGTTTTGCGAAAAACAAGAGTTTGGGGTGATGATGCTTCTTTGCAGTATTCATAACCAGCGACATTAAATTCCTTGAGGTCATCAATTTGTTCAATTCGGTGATCAATGATAAATCTCGCCATTAAACCTCTGGCTCGTTTGGCATTAAAGCTAATAATTTTGTACTGCCCGTTTTTAAAATCTTGAAAAACACACTGAATGATGGGGGCCTTGATTTTTTCTGTATTAACGGATTTAAAGTATTCCTGAGAAGCAAGATTGACTAACAAAGGCTGTTTCTCAAGTAGTGTATTCAGATAGTTTGTAATTTTATCGCCCCAAAAATCATACAGCGTTTTGCCTTTTGAAGTTTGCAAAGACGTTCCCATTTCAAGGCGATAGGGTTGCATTAAATCTAAAGGCTTTAATACCCCATATAGACCACTGAGAATAGCAAGATGTTCATTAGCCCAAGATAAAGAGGCGTTATCTAAAGTTTTTGCTTGTAATCCATCGTAAACATCGCCATCGAATGCAAAAATAGCTTGACGAGCATTGGTTAAATTAAATTCGGGTGTCCAAGCTTGATAACGAGCTAAGTTTAATTCGGCTAAGGCATCGCTTATTTTCATCAATGCTTTAATGTCTTGAACAGATTGCTTTTTTAAAATATCAATCAGTTCCTGAGATTCTTTAATAAAGGGATAGAGACTATGCTCTTGTGTGGTTAACAAAGAGTCATAGTCTAGTTTTTTAGCGGGAGATAAAATAACTAACATAGTAGAATCGTTATTTAACAGGTTGAAGAACTGTTAAGCCACCCATATAAGGATGTAACACTTGAGGTACGATAATGGAACCATCAGCTTGTTGATAATTTTCCATCACCGCTACCATCGCACGTCCGACCGCCAAGCCTGAACCATTTAGCGTGTGTACGTATTCGTTCTTGCCTTGTTCGTTTTTAAAACGAGCCTGCATACGGCGGGCTTGGAATGCTTCTGTATTTGAAACGGAAGAGATTTCTCTCCAAGTGTGTTGAGAGGGAATCCATACTTCTAAGTCAAAAGTTTTTGCTGCACCAAATCCCATATCACCCGTACAGAGCGTAATCACACGATAAGGCAATCCAAGTAGTTGTAGGATATGTTCAGCGTGACCGACCATTTCATTTAATGCTTCATAAGAGTGTTCTGGATGGGTAATTTGAACCATCTCGACTTTGTCAAATTGGTGCTGACGAATCATCCCTCTGACATCTTTGCCACCAGAGCCTGCTTCAGAGCGGAAACAAGGCGTGTGAGCGGTTAATTTAATGGGCAAATCACTGGCATTTAACAACATGCCATTTACAGAGTTAGTAAGAGAAATCTCAGATGTAGAGATGAGGTAAAGTTCGCGTTTATCTTCCTCATCGCCTCCCATTGTTACCCAAAACATATCATCCTTAAATTTTGGTAACTGACCCGTACCAAAAAGTGTGGGAGCATTGACAATGTAAGGTGTGTAACACTCGGTATAACCGTGCTGTAGCGTTTGGGTGTCTAACATAAACTGGGCCAAAGCACGATGTAAACGAGCGATCTGTCCTCTCATAAATACAAAACGCGATCCTGACATCTTGGCGGCAGTATCAAATTCAAGCCCCATTTTTTCGCCCAAAGTCACATGATCGGCTGGCTCAAAACCTAAGCTATCAGGCATCTGATCGGCGGTGACGTATTGTCCGTTTATCCAGCGTTTTACTTCAACATTATCATGTTCATCTTGACCAGATGGCACGCTTTCATGAGGTAGGTTGGGAATAGACATCAACCATGTATCTAACTCATGACGAATCGCGTTTAACTGTTCTTCAAGTGCTTTAAGTTCGTTGGGAATACGAGCTGATTCTTGCATCACATCAGTGGCATCTAAACCTTGTGATTTTAAACGTCCGATCTCTTTGGCAAGCGTATTGCGTTTGGACTGTAAGTTTTCAGTCTCTACTTGGATACGTTTGCGTTGTTCTTCTAAATTTTGGTAACGATTGACATCAAAATCATAACCACGGCGTTTAAGTGCCGTTACGACAGAATCAATATCTTTGCGAAGTAATACAGGATCTAACATAATGAATAATACACTGAAAAATCGATGAAAATAATAGTTTAAACCAAAGCAGCAAAGTTTCACAGAAAACCAAAGCTTTCACGTAAAACTTTGCCAGCTGTTTATTTACGTAGTTTAGCAAAAGCCGCCGCCATCGCTCCTTGAGGTGCCATCTCTTTCTTAGAAGATGAAAAAGATTGACGAGCGGAGGATGGGCCACGTGTAGAACGTGAACTAGGTAAAGTATCATCATCCAAACGCATACTTAATGCAATGCGTTTACGCTGAGGTTCGACTTCCAACACTTTCACTTTGACCAGTTGACCTGTGCGAACGACTTCACGAGGATCTTGAACAAAGTGATTGGATAAAGCTGAAATATGGACCAGACCATCTTGATGAACGCCAATATCCACAAAAGCACCGAAATTCGCGACATTGCTGACAACACCCTCTAAAATCATGCCTGGTTTCAGATCGTCAATCGTGTGAACATCCTCTCTAAAACTAGCTGTTTTAAATTCAGGTCTAGGATCTCTGCCTGGTTTTTCAAGCTCATTGAAAATATCTTTTACCGTAGGTAATCCAAATTTTTCATCTGTGAAATCTTGGGGGGATAAGCCTTTCAACGCTTCTTTGTTCCCAATGACAGAGGTGATGTCTTGATGAATTTTGTCTAGAATTTTTGAGACAACGGGGTAAGCTTCTGGGTGTACAGCCGATTGGTCCAAAGGATTCGTTCCACCAGAAATTCTTAAAAAGCCTGCTGCTTGTTCAAAAGCTTTGGCACCAAAACGAGGAACGGCCATTAACG
It contains:
- the serS gene encoding serine--tRNA ligase, producing MLDPVLLRKDIDSVVTALKRRGYDFDVNRYQNLEEQRKRIQVETENLQSKRNTLAKEIGRLKSQGLDATDVMQESARIPNELKALEEQLNAIRHELDTWLMSIPNLPHESVPSGQDEHDNVEVKRWINGQYVTADQMPDSLGFEPADHVTLGEKMGLEFDTAAKMSGSRFVFMRGQIARLHRALAQFMLDTQTLQHGYTECYTPYIVNAPTLFGTGQLPKFKDDMFWVTMGGDEEDKRELYLISTSEISLTNSVNGMLLNASDLPIKLTAHTPCFRSEAGSGGKDVRGMIRQHQFDKVEMVQITHPEHSYEALNEMVGHAEHILQLLGLPYRVITLCTGDMGFGAAKTFDLEVWIPSQHTWREISSVSNTEAFQARRMQARFKNEQGKNEYVHTLNGSGLAVGRAMVAVMENYQQADGSIIVPQVLHPYMGGLTVLQPVK
- a CDS encoding FUSC family protein, which translates into the protein MILSSYLGQRLNKFLYSPDLYFAAKQSIGILSIGLFCYLLNLSDYITLPMTAGAWCVSATDNQTSNKRSRAIDMIVASLLGAWTSFVISLTSTYPILCGLLAIGFIFVYSMFNVFGQRTTAIAYGCSLLMILTMRNEYPPNMAISIALYTLLGCIVYCTYSMIVSYFLRRQEDRKILARAIFATAKYINLRSKFYDINNDLEDCYRQLRPAASDMVESQTTARYVLSRTRTINSKENILLWNIYSDVMELLNTMVSSQTDYRSLREVFKDNDILLFMRDTLSKLSLTLDEIAQALTSGQAYTYRNTAKAELRALEYEILQQKEANLNISNPDLYLLLIRIVRRLRNATSIINRMSDHLRNQHISSELTEASKREKHLAKKMTSSPIVLKDFFTNLNIHSVFFRYALRVTIAFAVVWAGATLLNLYLGHETWVHTFGSHIYWVNITLILVLRPGYSLTRQRIGYRLIGTMIGCLIVIGLFVFAQNNIIYLVTLVLCMIIGKALAGSGDYRISVTFITIYVLLGFHFLLPESKILFVGERAFDTFLACVIGYICSMLFPYWECDGIDKLAKKAIQENYLHFCKCLDFAKENLGKQVSTKTGSLDTCAKALNAQVAFSNSLTRMLNEPKSHQKHIEQYNSLVTHGDSIYNLIPFLISELESLSEIPSRTQAHIEFIKNCLNLECEQVGERPTLFDTADQYQGLIYPLKQLQLAAIAIRQRSEELHYIDSPNNQTIPTEH
- the yaaA gene encoding peroxide stress protein YaaA; its protein translation is MLVILSPAKKLDYDSLLTTQEHSLYPFIKESQELIDILKKQSVQDIKALMKISDALAELNLARYQAWTPEFNLTNARQAIFAFDGDVYDGLQAKTLDNASLSWANEHLAILSGLYGVLKPLDLMQPYRLEMGTSLQTSKGKTLYDFWGDKITNYLNTLLEKQPLLVNLASQEYFKSVNTEKIKAPIIQCVFQDFKNGQYKIISFNAKRARGLMARFIIDHRIEQIDDLKEFNVAGYEYCKEASSPQTLVFRKT